The window CGGGAAAAAAAAAGATTGGAAACCACCTCAAAACCAATAAGGCCCAGGGCCAGCAGGGGAGTCTCAATGGCAAAAAGAAACCTTACTGCGGCAAAAAGCAGCACCTGACAGAGAACCGTCCCCCATCGCAGAGTAAGAAACCATCCTGCCACCGTTGTTCCTACGTGGCGATTTTCATGTTGTGCCATCATTGCTCAAGAGTCCGAAGTTGTCATAACAAATTTAAATTTCATCCTAAATCACTCAATGCAGAGAATCAACAGGTGAAAATAACGTGCGTTATCTCTCTTTTTTGGCTAAGAATAACCGCTGAAATATACTTTTGCTACTAGAAGATTTCCTTGGGCCGCCAAAAGCCCGGTCAGCCATTTCGCACACAGGAGACAGCAATGAATCGACCTTTAGGCGTCACAGTCAGCCGACATATCCTTGACAGCCAACGCATGCACCCGGAAGCCACCGGCGAACTCTCTGGCCTGCTCTCCGAACTTATTGTCGCCGCCAAGACCATTTCCGCCGAAGTCAACATGGCGGGAATGGCCGATGACATCGGGATGTCCGGCAAGACAAACATCCAAGGGGAATCGGTCCAGAAGATGGACGAATTCGCCAACAATACGATCAAGAAACGAATGGCCCGCTCCGGCTACATCTGTGTCATGACCTCAGAGGAAGAAGATGACATCATCCCTGTAGTTGATGGATACGAGGGAAAATACACCCTGGCCTTCGACCCCATGGACGGCTCATCAAATATTGACGTCAACGTCTCGATCGGCACCATTTTTTCCATTCACCGTCGCCGCACCTCCCTTACCTCAGGACAGGGCACAGTTGAGGACCTTCTCCAGAAGGGATCGGCGCAAGTCGCTGCCGGATATATCATTTACGGGTCGAGCACCATGCTGGTTTTCACCACTGGCGAAGGGGTACACGGCTTTACCCTGGACCCCAGCGTGGGTGAATTCTTCCTCTCCCACCCCGACATCAAAATCCCGGAGCGGGCCAAATACTATAGCATCAACGAGGGCAACACCCCATACTGGGACGACAACATCCGGCGCTATATCGACCACGTCAAAGCAGTCGACATGAGTGACAACCGCCCCTTAAGCGCCCGTTATATCGGCACCTTGGTCGCAGACTTCCATCGCAACCTGATTACCGGCGGCATTTTCCTCTACCCCAAAGACAATAAAGACCAAAAAAAGCTGAGCGGCAAACTTCGCCTGCTCTACGAGGCCGCCCCCTTCGCCTTCATCGCCAACCAGGCCGGAGGCCGCGCCATTACCGGAGATGGCCGCAACATCATGGACATTGAGCCCGAATCCCTTCACCAACGAGTACCGCTGATCATCGGCAGCAAATATGATGTTGACATAGTAGAAGACTTTCTGGTCGGACGCAGATAGGGTACCCCCCAACCGGCCGTCTCCATAGTATCTGCTCTCTGTTCAGGGGGAGGCACACTCCCCCTCCCACCCCTACCCTTCACTCTCCCGTCCAAGAATCACCCATCCCCACAAACTGCCACACCGTATCACTACCCCTGGCAAATACCCCCACATCAAACCTCTCTTGCACTGCCTTATAAAATATGCTATGAGGTAACTCCTGGCATTTTACTTAATGTCTTATTTTTTCTATTACTTACTAAGGAAAATATATGATTATTTCTGTGCATCAACCCCAATACA of the Desulfobulbaceae bacterium genome contains:
- a CDS encoding sensor histidine kinase is translated as MMAQHENRHVGTTVAGWFLTLRWGTVLCQVLLFAAVRFLFAIETPLLALGLIGFEVVSNLFFSRLLRERKTVPVPLLTGVMFLDIALLTGLLALTGGAMNPFTFLFLV
- a CDS encoding class 1 fructose-bisphosphatase, encoding MNRPLGVTVSRHILDSQRMHPEATGELSGLLSELIVAAKTISAEVNMAGMADDIGMSGKTNIQGESVQKMDEFANNTIKKRMARSGYICVMTSEEEDDIIPVVDGYEGKYTLAFDPMDGSSNIDVNVSIGTIFSIHRRRTSLTSGQGTVEDLLQKGSAQVAAGYIIYGSSTMLVFTTGEGVHGFTLDPSVGEFFLSHPDIKIPERAKYYSINEGNTPYWDDNIRRYIDHVKAVDMSDNRPLSARYIGTLVADFHRNLITGGIFLYPKDNKDQKKLSGKLRLLYEAAPFAFIANQAGGRAITGDGRNIMDIEPESLHQRVPLIIGSKYDVDIVEDFLVGRR